The sequence TCCATATGAACAGACCAGCTTGTCCAGAATAAAATAATGATATCCACCtacacacagacaaacatttCAATTTGGAGACAGACTATTCCATTTATAATGTTCACTGATACACAGTTCCATATTCACTGGTACACAAAGTTCTGTATTCACTGATACAAAGAGTTCCACATTCATAAATACACAATTCCCTATATCCACTATTGCTTCCAGATATAAACTCAGCATTATTTTCAAACATCCACTAATTATCATGTTCACAcacaaggagcagcactccgaaagattagattagattcccaacaagtccacaccgaccctgtgaacagtaacccagccagatccattctcctaccctgtatttacccatGACTACCACTATGGTAGTCATGCACCTAGAATGCacctaccactatgggcaatttagcatggccaattcacctgacctgcacatttttggattgtgggacgaaaccggagcacctggaggaaactcacgcagactggggcggcatggtggctcagttgtcagcactgctgcctcagaatgCCAGGGATCTGGCTTCgatccagccttgggcaactgtctgtgagggggttgcacattctccccatgtctgtgtgggtttcctctggatactccagtttcctcccacagaacaaagatgtgtgggttaggtgaattggccaagctaaattgcccattgtgttcagggatgtgtaggttaggtgcattaatcaaggGAATTGTAGAGTAATTGGGGTGGGGTACTCTTTGGCGGGTCGATGTGGGtgtattgggccaaatggcctgtttccacactgtagggattctatgatgactgACTACATGCTGTATTATCAACACACAACATTGTATCCTGATGCGTGTATATTGTCACAAACATACTCATTGCAATCACATATAAGTAATATCATTGTGTCCATATATAGAGACTATATAGACTGCAGAAACACTTTCAGATAAGGCACTCATGCTGGCAGAGTACTTCACCACAAATACACTTGTTGCCAGTATCCAAATATACAGAGACTACCGTGTTTGTAAATGTACGTTATTTATGTATACATAGATAGGGTGCCCAAACGCAAACGCAAAGATAACACTATCCACAAATACACAGAATATTTTACCACATGTGGAATCACTGAATATGTTTGTACACACAGATAATCCTGCACACACACATCAGATTATCCTGTTTGCTCTCGCCCTTGCGCAAGCGTATACACACACGCATTATCCTATTCAGAGGCAACCCTGTTCATACACAGTCTCTGCAGATCATCTTGTTCGTATACAGAGACAATCTTGCTTGCATAAAGACAGATTAGCCCAATCACCCAGATTATCCTGTTCATACACATCTGCCTTACTCATATTCTCAGAGATTATCCTGTTCTTACTGTGTTCACTTTCTCTCTTACACTCTGAATAGCATGTCCACACAGAGACAATTATTTTCATATACGCAGACTATTCATGCACATCGATTATCCTGTGCACACACAAATCTGATATGCTCACACAAGGAGAGATTATCCCTTTCACACAAACTTCCCTTTTCAGACACACAGAACTAACCATGTTCAGATACATAGTCTATCCTGTTCAGACATACACATATCCTGTCCAGGGGCTATCCTCATCACAAAAAGACATACGCTCTATCTtggtctctctcatacacacaatcaGAATATGCTGGTCTTCAGAATATCCTggtctctccttcacacacagaATATCCTGGTcgctccttctctctcattcacacatacacacacagtgacacagactatgctggtctctctcatacacaaactaagctgttctctctccctctctcacacaagcacAGTATCCTGGTTTCTCtctgtcttacacacacacaatttcttcctctcacacgcacacacacgctgaCACATAGACGagactggtctctctctcacacacacagatgatccatctctctcacatacacacagcctattatcatgtctctctctcacacacacacacacgatctctttcacacatacacacaatctatCCTGGTCTCTAcatgtctgtctctcacacactattctgattttttttctcacagatTTAGAGACtaccctgttcacacacacactggcgtGTTCAAACATACAGATTATCCTGTGCCTATTCCTACAATGTGATGTGCAGATATTCAGCGGGAGTCTGTGTTTTACTATTTATACTGTACGCTTCAAGAACAATGACAAAATAAAACGCAGATTAGTGTCCAGTTCAGACTGGAATCTGTTAATCTCGAATGGCCCCGAGAGCAGTTATATAATAATCAgtgacgtgtgtgtgtgcaggaggaAGCTCTCCAGTTGCTAAATCGCGGGTTTGCAGTGTGGCACTGGGCGATGTCGAACCGCTGCCAAGGCACGTCTTTTCCAAGAAACCGGGCCACCTCTTTATTTAGTCAGGCTACTCATGAAGAACTTGAGCCGGAAACGTGACATTGGCGGGGCTGGGAGAGCAGGTCACGATTGGGTGAGGCTCCTCCACTGAGAAAGAATGTGGAGCCGGGGACAAGATCAGCGCTTCCCAAACTGATCCGGGGTAGTGGGCGGGTCCTGCTGCGATGCAAACACAGATAAAGCATGATCGGAGCTCTCTTTAATAAGCAGACTTTCCACGCACACGCAGAAAGCTCAGGTCGGATGCCTAATTCTTGTAGTTTCCTCTTGAATTCCTTAACTCCTCCGAACCTGCACACGGACCACGCTGACAGCCAATGTTCACAAGTCAAGCGACTGCAAACGCAACTTCCCGGTGCAAatgcagtcagtcagtcacaccaTCCAGCCCTCCGGTATTTGCACTGTCAGTGCTGCCAGCGGAACATGCTGAAATAGCAGGGGGCGTCCACAGTCTGAAACGAGCTTAATGTCAATAAGCAAAGGACCCAtattatatatgtgtgtgtgatgtatatatatatatatcacacacacacattaagaAACAGACCTACCCGACCTGTTAATCACGACTTGCCCAAGGATTTTGAATATTCAATTGGCCTTTCTCTCCACCTTCCATCTCACTCTGCTGCCAGCCTGCGATAATCCAGGCCATGATCTGAACAGCTGTCAACTGGGGATGCTTTATTGCCTGCCTGACAGTGTACTTTGTGGGACAGGCTGcttttggggggaaaaaaaaccatCCCTCCCGCCCTTCACCTTTAAAGGACTGCTGGCTATTCTGAGGCCACCTATTCTATCACTTTTGCAGCCAGACAGCTGTCCACTGACTGAGAAAACAATAAGGAACTGCCAACTTTTAACTCAGGGTGCCAATCGCACCAGAATTACAAGCTTCAACTAAAATAATGCCAAAACTGCTGGTGGGTTCTATAGTGTAAGAAGATTCCAGATTCTATATAGTCTGCAGTAAAATTATACCTTTAAATTGTGACCCTGTATCAAGTCAGAACTCTCAACGTTAGGTTTTAATATTCTGCAGCTCATAACATGTTCCAGTTTGAATCAGTGCTTCCTGGCTGGTGGTGTGTTTGGATCAATTTTACTACATTAAAAGTAGTATATAAAAAAATAAGTTGGTAGAGCTCTTTTGGTACAATGATAGCCTCCCTACCTTTAGTCCCTACTCCAAACCCACCTGTCCCAGCAGTGCATCATAGCAAGTCTGAACAGGTTGGCTAAAAATATTTATAAATACAAGTTATTATGGCAGAGGTTATACTGTGGCAGCCTGTTGGATTGTTTTAATAAGTAGTTAAAATTCTGTAAGAGGAGTTGAATTTCTAGCTCCAGTTTCACACAATGTGAGTCACAAACCTATAAGATTTATATCTTACTGCACATGATCTGAAAAGGTTATCAAAGTTGAAGTTTCTGGCTGTTACCACTTTAAAGCGTCTTTCCTTTTTGTTTCCACCGTCTCGGTACTGAATGCAATGTGAAACCAGGACCATCCATACAACTAGATATAACTAGAAGTAAAAATGGGATACTGCGATGCTATAAACTTTATTTATATACATGTATGACGTGATATCATTTGTGAAGGTAGTGTTATTTAAAATTGGACTAGCTAGAGTGGATTGTATTGTAAATTAGCATAAAGAAAACAGATACCCTAAAGCTAAGTGCTCCATTCCAATTAGACTTTGTTTCCTCTTCAAAGttccttttttaaacaaaaatacaTGTTACCGTGGAACACTATTTTGAACAGCAGACTCAAATGGCCTAGGCCAGCTCCTAACCAAAATTCTCCAGAGGCTCGAGATTATTCAATGCTATATTATAAACTGCATTGTAATGTCCTAGCTCCCTTAAATATATACTGCTAAACTTTTAAATCCATTGTTATATTTAAAAAATGGAAAATCGGTTTATTCAAATTATGTCAGCTGGCTTTTCACAGTACATGATTATGTAATTAAACAGAAGGTGACTTCAGACGTATTAAACATTTTTCAGCTGTTTCTTAAGTATATTAGTTATTTGCCTGTTTGCTTAACGATGTACTGGTTCAGAATATATTACAAACATTGCTAAATGGACAAAtatgctgcaatttttttttactaGTTCTTTGATTAATTGAGCAAACATAAGCTCTCACAACATCTTAATTGTACCTACACAATTCCACAGGAAAAATATTTTATTAATCATTTTTTAAACGAATAGTAACATTTATGTATAAACAAAATATGTACAATACAATATTCCATCTGCTGTAAGTTTCCAAAAATAGTCTGTTTACCTCTCCCTATACAAAACTaatcttcattttttttttccaaaacatTTTACATTCAACCTTCTCATATTTTCTGCATTCCAGTATTTACACAAATAGAAGGGTTAATCAGCAGACCTATACCAGATGTCAGAACCCAAAAGGCAACATCTTTTACAAATGGCAAAAAGAAAGTTCATCATTTTTAAATCACAAGTTTTTGAAGCATTGTGCGTTAAAGAGGCTATTCAGTAGTGACTTTGGCATTCTCTAAACCTTGACCTGTCCACCATTCTAACTGAACACAAACATTTATTTGTAAATTCTCATTTCCCTCAAAGTGGCATGCTGACATATTTAAAGTAACATTTCATACATCACTCGCTCATACACAGTCACCAGTACCACTCAACATCCTCTTTAAGAGCCTGTAAGGAAAGTTTTACTACTGACttatcaatcctgcaaaacaCAGGTATATACAGAAGCAGTTACATTTAATATTTGGTGCTTTTAGACTGGGTGGGGTCTTTTAGCAGCATATCAGTGCTATAGGAAGGGCACAAGTCAGTTCCTTGGCTATTATTACAGCAGAAAGCTTAAGCAGCATCTATAATTTCACCATTTACATTCATTTCACAGACAGTGCATTTACACTTCTGAAACTATATGAAAACTTTGGAGATTTTTTAGCTGGAAAATAAGAATGGTTAAGATAAAatgctcttttaaaaaaaaatccattgcaCTTTAAGCCATTTTATGCAAAGGCTTCACATCTGAAACAATCTGCTGTCCTTTCCTACAACCGTGAATGATTATGGTCTCGACAGCCATTTCAAACTGTTTACACGAGCTTAGGGTACAACTGTTGGAAAATGGCATCAATTCTAACTGTAAACACTAGCAATCCTGGGAGTATGCCATTTCCAAACTAGTTTTAAATTGAGATTTTGTTTTCATGTAAACACTCAAGATCAAAGATCCTCTTAGGAAAATAAATCAATCAGTCTTTGGTTTCCACACTCAAGGGTGGAACTTGTTTCAGGGCTTGGATCAGAGCAGATGTGTCCATTGTGGGGGATCCACAGACCGGTGAAGCTCCCCTATGAGGGATTAAGAGAGGGGAGAGTTTATCTGGACTCATCAGCCCAGTCAGTGCAGCTGATGTCGGTATCCCAGGGTACAAGACTGGCATCGAAGTTGGGTACCAACATTTCTCCAGCATGGGCATGTATGCAGCAGCTGCAGATGGAGGCAGCAGGTAGAAAGGCACACACAGAGGAGGTGCGTGATGCCCTAGAAAGCTGCCCACAGCCAGGTCTCCATTAGCGATCTGGACATCTTCCTCAGACAGCTCCATTCGAGCTTTCTTGACTGGGGGCTCCTCATATTCTTGTTTAATGGAGATGATTCTTTCTGCCAAAGGGTGCTTCAGCTCATTCTCTCTCCTGGGGCTCTCCAGGTCACGCTTGGAGTCACTTTTGTCAGGCTCTCCACCATAGCCACTGTCGGTGTCGGTATCACTGCCACTCTGCTCACCACTGGCTGGACAAGTCCTCTGGATTACAGGCACACAGTTTTTGCCAGGTCCTTCAGCCTCACTCAAGGGCTTGGACCTGAAGTCTCCTTCTGGGAAGCGTGTCGAGGTCTGCCCTATCCCGTTAATGCACCCCCCAGCGTGGATGTCTGCTCCCATCTTCTGAAGATGATTGATCAAGTGCGCGGGCTTCAACTCTCTCAGGTTTTCATGTTTTGCCAGGAATTGCAGCACCTCTTTGGCACACAGCTGGAAGCCAGACTGAAATATTTCATGACTTGACTCAGATGCCTTAGCTGTTTGTTCACCTGAGAAGCAAAGAAATCTGCATTAAACCAGGTGACCTACATAAAGTCCTTCCCTTAGAAATAAAAAGTCTAAACTCCAATTGCATTTCAGGGTTTTTGCAGAATTTTTCAGTGTCAATCCTCTGTGTTTGCATTCCAGGTCTATCTAGAATTCAATTTGGAGAATGCAATGGCTTCCATTTTTAGCTTGCTCACCAGAGTTTACAACTGGCAGCCAGCTTGGATTCTGGTACAGTGCACGTTAAAAGTTCCCGTCGAGCTTTATTAATAGAAGCAGATTTCTTAAACAGCCCAAAAGCTTTATAATAGCATGTTTGGGAATACTCAATGTCTGGACAGTTGAGAAAAAAGTAAAATCAGCAGCATTTCTACCACCATTTTGGACTATACCAACCCTGTCACTATGACAACAAGGTTTAAAATTAAAGGTTTGGAACCAAGAGGAGACGAGAATTTAACATGTCACAAATATGTTAATGTCATTGGACAATTTTTCATAACATTAAAATGAAACCTATAAAAGGCATAAATAAACTCAAACATCTTGCTTTTCACTTAATTTTTAAGAGGAACTAATAATGAAGAGATTGTGGTGCATTCGGAGGCTGAACTTACCAACTTGCAAACCATTCTGAAGGGCTAATATTTTCTGTTGTTGCTGTTCAATGAGGCCAGTTAATGCCTTCACATGTTTCAAGGTAAGCTCAAGTACCACAGCCTTTTCCAAGTGTCCCAAAGTCTGAAAGGAAGGTGTGTGCATTATTAACAAGAGCGTTTCACTTACAGGGGTAAATGATGTGGCATCCCacaaaaacacattcacacacagactgggAATATGCCTGTTTATTCCACACAAGATCAACTGGCACCTTCCATTTTCAGTTACAGAAATacacaaattaaaaaaaaaaggtgTTTGCAACTCTTGAGAAGCCCGGTAACTCAACTCACCGCATGATAACCATAAAAAAAACAATGATGTGACTACTATATAATAATTAACCATAAAAACTCCAATAACTAACTGAATTGAAACCAACCATAAAAATGCCAACTAGACAATTAATATCTAATCATTAAAAA comes from Chiloscyllium punctatum isolate Juve2018m chromosome 12, sChiPun1.3, whole genome shotgun sequence and encodes:
- the bhlhe40 gene encoding class E basic helix-loop-helix protein 40, giving the protein MDRITAGQPPPCLPKIPTFENSEMQGMEFSHMFVYKAKRGLKRGDDSKETYKLPHRLIEKKRRDRINECIAQLKDMLPEHLKLTTLGHLEKAVVLELTLKHVKALTGLIEQQQQKILALQNGLQVGEQTAKASESSHEIFQSGFQLCAKEVLQFLAKHENLRELKPAHLINHLQKMGADIHAGGCINGIGQTSTRFPEGDFRSKPLSEAEGPGKNCVPVIQRTCPASGEQSGSDTDTDSGYGGEPDKSDSKRDLESPRRENELKHPLAERIISIKQEYEEPPVKKARMELSEEDVQIANGDLAVGSFLGHHAPPLCVPFYLLPPSAAAAYMPMLEKCWYPTSMPVLYPGIPTSAALTGLMSPDKLSPLLIPHRGASPVCGSPTMDTSALIQALKQVPPLSVETKD